The Armatimonadota bacterium genome segment GCGGGTTCACGGAAGTCGGTCGAGTGAAGGATGAGCCGAATATGATCGCCATGGTGCTCGGACATCGGCTCCAGAGCGACCCCACGGCTGACAGGCGCAATGCGTGAAGTCCTCGACCGACTTGCGGTCCAGTAAGATGAGGGCTAGAATGCGCCTGTTTCTGCTCTCCTCATCCGATCACTCAATGGAGGATGCGCGTGGCGCTTGTGGTTCTCACCGATACCTGCAACCTTTCGTGTCAGGCCTGCTTGCATCGCAACCCAGGCGCGGCCGCGGTGCGCGCGCTCGACGAGTTCCTGGGTGCGATGAAGGCCGACGGCATCGAGTTCATGACCATGCGCGACTTCGCCGCGCAGTGGTGATCGAAGGGACCTTACGATGGAGTGGATGAACCGGCGTTCGCGCATTTACTGGTACGACCAGTACGCCCTCAACGAGCAGGCCCTCGCGTTCTCCAGATACGATCCAGATCGCATCGCCGACGAACTCATCGGCACCGGGGCCGACATCGTCGCCGTGTACGCGACCAACCAGTTCGGCATCGCCTACTACCCGAGCGCCATCCTGCCGCAGCATCCCAACCTCAAGGGCCGGGATTACGTTAGCGACGTGATGACGCGGCTGCGCGCGCGGGGCAAGCAGATCCTGCTCTACACCAACTGGCTCGATTCGAAGCACCCGCAGTGGAACGCGATGCCCCTGGGGTGCGACCCAGTTGCCGCGCGAGCCGAGCAGCCCCTCGCCAGTTGGGCGGACCCGTCGCAGCCCAACGGCCGCGTGCAGGCGCTGGCGGGCGGTGCGTGGCAGTCGCCGTGCTTCAACTCGCCGCGCCGCGAGCAGGTCGTGGCGATCACACGCGAGGTGTGCGACCGCTATCACCCCGACGCCTTCCATTTGGACATGTTCCTCAATGGCGACATTTGCGCGTGCGACTGCTGCCGGCCCGCGCTGGAGAGGATCTGCGGCACGCGGGAGATCACGCGCGAAGCCATCCAGGAGCACTGGGTGGAGTTCATTGACTGGCGGTGCGCACGCGCGGCGGAGGTGATCGCGAATGTGTCGGCGGTGCTGCGCGAGCGGGGGATCGTCGCGGCGCACAACCCTTTCGCGCCGCTCTACGTGGGGGCCGTCTTTGGGCAGGACGAGGCCTGGCTGCCGTCGTTGGACGTGTTCCTCTCGGAATGCTTCGACCGGTTCCTCGCGCCGACGAGCGACCTGCACTCGACGAGCATCAACGTGCGGTGGCAGCACGCGGTAGGCAAGCCGTCGTGGATGCTGCTCACCCAGCACCCAGTGCACTTCGCGCACTGGCCGGTGCCGCGCGCGACCTGGGAACTGTACGCAGCAGCCTGCAAGGCGAACGGCTGCAAGGCGTTTGGGCCCTGCGGCGTGGGCGCGCGTCCCGACACGACGACCTCCCCGCGGATGCTCGCCAACGTGAAACACGCCTTCGACTTTTACATGCAGGATGCGGACCTCGACGAGGGCGCGGTCTCCGCTGCGAAGATCGGGCTGGTGTTCTCGTGGGCGACGCGCAAGTACTTCGGCCGCGGCGACCAGCGCTGGCTGGAGGAGTTTAGCGGCTGGGCGCGCCTGCTGATCGAGGAGCACCTGCCCTGTGACATCGTCGCGGCGGAGCGAACCACCGCCGCCGACCTGGCCAGATACGACCTGGTGATCCTACCCAACACCGCCAACCTGAGCGATGGGTTCTGTGCCGCGGTGAAGGAGTACGTGCGCGGCGGCGGGCGGATTCTCGCCACGGCCGAGACCTCGCTAGGGGACGAGCGGGGCCGGCGGCGCGACGATTTCGGCCTGGGTGATGTGTTGGGCGTGACGTGGAAGGACGCTGTGGAGGGGCACTTCGCGGTGGAGCGCCCGGGGGAACCGGGGCCGGTGTCAGGAGTGTTTCAGCGGGTGGCGACATCGGGACGAATCGTCGCACGGCGCGTGGAGGTGGACCCGGCAGGCTCAGTCAGCGGAACCGAAGACCCGCTGCCGATGGCGGCGAGTGACTGGCCCGCGGTGGTGGCGGGAAAGTTCGGCGCGGGGCGCGCCTGGTATGTGGCGTGCGACGTCGGGCGCTACTTCTCGATGCACGGCGACGAGCACATCGGCGAGTGGATGGCCGAGCTCGTGGAGGCGATGCTGCCGCGGCGGCAGATCAT includes the following:
- a CDS encoding alpha-amylase family protein; this translates as MNRRSRIYWYDQYALNEQALAFSRYDPDRIADELIGTGADIVAVYATNQFGIAYYPSAILPQHPNLKGRDYVSDVMTRLRARGKQILLYTNWLDSKHPQWNAMPLGCDPVAARAEQPLASWADPSQPNGRVQALAGGAWQSPCFNSPRREQVVAITREVCDRYHPDAFHLDMFLNGDICACDCCRPALERICGTREITREAIQEHWVEFIDWRCARAAEVIANVSAVLRERGIVAAHNPFAPLYVGAVFGQDEAWLPSLDVFLSECFDRFLAPTSDLHSTSINVRWQHAVGKPSWMLLTQHPVHFAHWPVPRATWELYAAACKANGCKAFGPCGVGARPDTTTSPRMLANVKHAFDFYMQDADLDEGAVSAAKIGLVFSWATRKYFGRGDQRWLEEFSGWARLLIEEHLPCDIVAAERTTAADLARYDLVILPNTANLSDGFCAAVKEYVRGGGRILATAETSLGDERGRRRDDFGLGDVLGVTWKDAVEGHFAVERPGEPGPVSGVFQRVATSGRIVARRVEVDPAGSVSGTEDPLPMAASDWPAVVAGKFGAGRAWYVACDVGRYFSMHGDEHIGEWMAELVEAMLPRRQIMVKAPRTLEVTVWKQAAPERTIIHLANRTVAWTLPTDARQITEIIPLHEVQVSLDSPYPKPSVSGRQVHLRATVGGNRLSVTVRDLGPYAAIVIEPSAAAR